The nucleotide window atatgataaaattatgatttataatTTGGCACtttcaaaaatgttaaaattttgatctaatccttttaaaaattataaatatataagtgAATATgacaataaaattacattttaactttcataaaattatataaatagagCTTTGACCCCAACATTATTTCGGTTTCTTTTTCAGATTTGACAGAGATTTGAGGTGGAGGACCGGTGTGAAAATTGTCCCAATTCATTGCAATAGTTCAAACAATTTCCAAATTACACCCGAAGCTCTGGAAGCTGCATACCAAAGTGCAGAATCCATGGACTTAAAAGTAAGGGGAGTTCTCATAACAAACCCCTCGAACCCTTTAGGTTCGACCATCCAATCCTCGGTCCTCAATGACATCCTAGATTTCGCCGTACACAAAAACATCCACTTAGTCTCTGACGAAATCTATTCCGGCTCAACATTCTCACCGTCAGAATTCGTTAGCATCGCCGAAATCCTCCGTAACCGTAATTACAAAGACGCTGAACGTGTTCACATCGTTTACAGCCTATCTAAAGACCTCGGCCTCCCCGGTTTTCGAGTCGGTACGATATATTCCTACAACGACGACGTTGTTACAACCGCCCGACGGATGTCGAGTTTCACCTTGATTTCATCTCAAACACAACACCTCTTAGCTTGCATGTTATCCAACCATGAATTCACCCAAAACTACATAAAAACAAACCGTGAAAGGCTCAACAAACGTTACGACATGATCATTCAAGGGCTTAAAAAAGCTGGGATCGAATGCTTGAAAGGCAATGCTGGGTTATTTTGTTGGATGAATTTGAGTCCATTATTGAATGAACCAACAAGACAAGGTGAATTGGAGCTTTGGAACATTATATTAAACCAAGTGAAGCTTAATATCTCACCAGGATCCTCATGCCATTGTAGTGAACCAGGGTGGTTCAGGGTTTGTTTTGCTAATATGAGTGAACAAACATTAAGGGTTGCATTACAAAGAATACATAAATTCATGGAACAAAGGAAGGTTTGTTCAGTGAATCAGTAGCTTCTTTTTTGAGATTCTTTGGACGAAATTGAATTCGTTTGAAGAATTGGGGTTTTGGGTCGTTAAAAAATGTAAagtttcatacatatatatatgcgtgtgtatgtatgtatgttgttaatgttttatgtttagGTGTAAGTGGTTATATcctttgttttcttgcttataggTTTATAAGCAAGTTCTTAGAAATTCttccatttattttttatttggaaGAACTTTCTGCTGTTGTTTTCTCTTTTCACCTAAACTGGTTTTATTaagttatatattattatattgtcTTTGATTACTTTAGGTCTATATCTGATTTTAGTCCTCTATTatgttaaaatttaatcctctacttttataatgttatttatCAATCCAAATTGATAACACACCATTATTTAGTGTTACTCAGTTACACAATGCAAGATCATAAGAAAATCTAATATTCAACTATATTTAACAATAATAAATGTAAATATTTACTGTTATTCAATCATACTATCAATGCCATGTAAAAATTCAATTAGCCCATATTCAACCAATAATCAatgtacatattttaaaaaaatatctcTGTCATTATCAGCTAACCGTGTTATATAAATTTGGCACTACCGATAAAATTAAAGTAAGTGAGATTAACTTGTAAATTTCAACATAGTAAAGGGAGTAAAACTTGAACTAGACCattaatttatgatttatttgactgttgttatttaatTCAAGCAAGAAATGTGCTTAGTTTTGAATCCTTAGCTAAACGCaagaattattatttttctttaataaaaTTGGATACAATTACCAACCAACAAAAGAAGTCAATTCATAAGGCTTCACGTTGTCATGAAATTATGATAATGCAAAAATGGTGGAAGGTCAAATAATTCAAAGAAAATAGTtggtaattaaaaataaattttaattttaagatgtcTTTGatacatcattaattttttatttcattgaaaataaaaattttaatatttaatcttttaattatgtttaataaacctattaacttttaattaatataaaattttcacccAAAAACTATTTATCACTTTTCAAAATCTTATTATTGAAACAAATTATTtcctcattttattaaaaataaattatttaaattattatctctaacttttatataaaattatttaaaataaaataaataataccgTATTAATATggttaaaattatgaaataataaattttaaaattcaagattTGCCGAttaagtcttaactcgattggtatAAACATTGTTGCCAATGCAGGAGAACATAGGTTTGAATCTACTGAAGCGCATTATTCTCCTATTTCTGGGTTGGGAAAGAGTATGGTTCAGTGATGAAAACAAAACCTAATTAATAatgctaaaatatgatttttttccgTAATTCTTTAGATATCATTTTTCTAATGAAAATGTCTTACTAAAGCATATATTTATagtgttaaatattagttttaactgttttataattgtaattaagtgataattaatctaaaataataagtGTAATTTAATATGGATCCATAGTCTAATTAAGTCATAATAATTATCACATTGATAATGAAaacattattaataaaataatgataattataattatattatttattttataaatttacaaaTTATGAGAAACATAGATAATACAAAATATTGATTCTTAAATGATCGAAATTCTTTTATCTTAATTTCTGAAATAGATAGAAGTCATACTACTTGTCGGattgagatttatgttgaatcaAACCAATTTGATTGAATACATTtagtatttataaaaataatatttaagttcattataaaatatatttattcaatatattgATGTTATCTTTTCATAAATACAATGCTAATCTCAcacattaatttttattaattataaaaatcattttaacattattaattactatcatatttaaaataaaatcatatttatttataaattatgtttatttattaaaaattgaatttttattatttttaatttattcaattatattaaatgatttcacaaatttataattttattaattattaatatgttatgttattttataaataaaattttaaaacatacgccaaattaattaatttcatattaataaactatcatattaattaaatattaattaatattattttattatcacataataatactaataaattattattttaatgtcaatttagtaatataattaacaataaaatatattCTTCTAAACcttgcttttatatatatatatatatatatatatatatatatatatatatatattataaatatatcaaACAATTTTGTAATATAAATCAGTTCTCAATAAAATTCAATCCTACAAACTCaatacttaatttttaatttatcaaacacatCCTCAATACTAATAATTCAAATTAAGTTTTTCAGTCTTTTGAATAAAGAGGAAAATTAAATTTTGACCCTTTataaaattaactatttaatttaagcccttttaaaatatttttaaaattttgaatctcccaaaattttataattttatctcgATCCGTTCACATAAAATTTCTCACTTCATTTTAATAATTGGTGTTGGGAAATCTATCAAAAGTCTTTTCTTACTTTTATATCTATCAAaccctatttttaaattttgttcaatctaacataaaatttaaattttaataagcaaataaaGAATATTCATATGTCAAATTATGATCTTTTCCGTTGCTATTTTGTAATTGGGTTGTTTTATCGAAGTCtcgatttatatattatatatgtgggACTGTTCCTTATTTTAAGGTGCCATGTATGTTCTATGATTGAGTCATTAACAAACAAGTAACATGATCTAATTAGTCTAGATATGACGTTATGATGTGTATAAAGACTCTTCGAATTGGATAAGATGGTTAGTGAGCGAAGCTCACTTGGTGTGGTGATGGTTGACATAGACAGATTGTATGAATTCATTAAGTGAGGTATCTACCCGTCAATTAAAGGGTTGATTCCACGAAATATCTCGATATTAAAAAAGTTCTAAtgaaaaaaattacataaaatattcacgaaatataatatcatatactttaatttgacataattcgAGTTTTTGGTAttaatttcagtcaaaattattaggattttttaaaaaaaaaattaaagtgatGATATGGAAATTATTTGTGGCACACATTTCAACCCCATGCAAATATGCATATTTATACATACGTACGTGTATGAGGTGACATCTTTCATAATTTCATAAATGTAAACATTAATTCAATAAAGTATTTTACTTCTAAAATTTGTCAAAATCACGAGGAAATTGCATGGGTTTTACAGCTAATCTTTTTAGAACATGACCATCCAAAATATCATTGATTCTAACAAGCTTTTTTTTAGGTATTATGGAGagatttatattaataattatattatattttattgtttttattaaaataaaaattacttaatgtatatttgattaaaataaattagttatttttaaaaaaattatctatttatattattaaaattgacGTGTTCaacaaaataattaaacaatGACACATGATGTGATACATATACGTCATGTTGACAAATAAATATCAACTTTcaacagtaaaaataaataaaaatttaacagaaaaataaaatacaacCTGATGTCATTTAATGAGAATTTTAAAGTGCTTTTACCCTTTTTTCTAACAAATTATAATCATTAATCATTGTTATTATCCACTTTTTCGTGTTTATTAACTCTGGTTTTattttaattgtatatattatgCTTTTAGGCTGTCTAATCTATTAAGCATTTCACTTGAGCAAATCCATAAATTATCAGATTTATCAGTTGGCTTATCGTTCTCCACATTCTCTTCAaatatattttttgtattttactattttttatgGTAGCTTGAAATATCATAAtgaataaagtaaataaatttaaataaaaattcgaGTTTGAGTATTATGAACGAAGAAGATAATATTAGAATTGCTGGAATTGAATTTAATTAGTTGATCAATTTAGTTGAATCGAGAATCGATTGattcaaataaaaaattgagtTGACTTCGAGTGAATCgcctaaaactaataaaaataataataaatgctaatttctaaaattatataaaataatttagctTAGATTTgttttttaattgaaataataaaaatactaatatctaaaattatataataaaaaaaaacttttgtaATTTTATTTCCTTCCATGGGGCCAACAGATATTTTAGTATAATGTCATACTCAAATTAACACTAAGCTTGATTAAGTCGTACTAATTACTAATTAAAATAGATAATTTATTATAAATCCAATTGCATGGCATGCATGTACAATGATATATAATTATTAGATTGATAAGATATTATATTctattcaaattaatattaattaaactaaacacCTAACAAAACGATCCATTAATAGACTTAATCACACCAATAAAAATTAGTATTTAGGGAAAAACTACCGAGATTATtggtatgattatatatctaATCTATCTATTATTATGAGTGATTAGACCTTGTTTTTGTTATTAATGTATTCATATCAAACATCTTATCCATAACCAACGCTTCAATGTGTTATATTCTAAAGCTATAGTTTGATTAGATAAATTAAAAAGGCTAAGTGTTATTATTATTGATAGGATTGTTTGCACAAATTAAGCATCAATTTTATCAACTTTAATAGTAGACGTTTATGGATGAAATCGAGTAGAGTCAAGCTTAAATTGAGTATTAGAGGTTtaatttgaattatatttttttaaattaacttttaatatttataatattgtGTGATTTAAGGTGGGTTTGGATGGACGATTGGGTAGGGTGCggtgcgtttagcttactttttgtctcacgctacagtatcgctacagtatctaatctcaccgccatcgctatttttacactaaccgcaggTAAACGCACCGCCCATCCAAATTCACCCTTAGCCTTGTTTTTCGCAGTTTTACTTTTTTGAAATACTGAGAGTTAATTTTAGAATAATAAGAAAAGATAAAATTTATCATCTTTTGGTGTTTCCATATTTTTTTATATAGATGGTCAATCAAATTtagttgataattttttttttttagctttttagATTAAAGAGACAGAAAGACTAAATTACACAATgcataaatgttgagggttaaagttgttattgtgtCAATTTTAAAAGCTACCATTATTAACCAACTGGTGACcaaaaaaagacaaaatttaaataattggGTGGTCTTTTTGAAACCTTTCATAGTTAGGTgacaaaaaagaaatttactaatagttggaTGACTACTACTATAATTTACCCTTACATGTATTATAAAACctattgttatttatttaaattatttaagtccATAATTTCTTAAAATAAGATAATCTAAGTTAACGATTAAGTCTTAGCTCAATTGACATAGGTATTGTTTTCAATGTAGGAGGACATGGGTTCAAGTGCGCTGAAGTGCATTATTCTTCTATTTTATGGGTTGAAAAGGATTTATGAATAATTCtagatattatattaaaaaacaaaatataattaaaacttataataagaTTATTAAAAAATCTAAGTTATCTAATGAGAATGCTACATGCtttctaaaatttcaattttaaaaaaccTTTTCATTGGTTGGATAAGTTCTTTAAAATACCTTAAATTTTTATTacgtatattaaaatatatttttaagtttttatttttattttgtttttcctaaaatatatttttaatttttaaaaacatgttaagaaaattaaaattccaaaaatGGCGAAAAGTCTAAAACTACTtacaaaattaaaatgaaaaaagaaaaaagaaaaaagagcatATCCGTGGATTGACAAAAAATCCCAGGATTTCCCTTGGTCAAAAAGTATACCAGCTGGCTAAGCATGAAACACCTGATTTGCTCAAACCCGCCGTGATCAGCCCGCATGGCAGAGTAAGACGATCATTGCCATGCGATATTGCCACGGTAGTATCATGATTCATGATGGAATAAAATAATATCTGGTTTATATAAGCTCCAAGTATTAATACTCTTTGGAGATTTGGAATTTAGTCCCTGGTATTTATTTTAAGGAATTTAactctattttttaaatttaaaaatgtaagtttaattataatattattaaaattcttttattaaatttaagttaattataaTGTTGTTGTTTTTTTGTTATATGACTACCAAGTAAAGAGGAAGCTAGGAAATTTTCTTGGGGGCTAGAAATAAAGAATAATTTGGGGGTAAAATGTGAATTTACCTTTATACTAATTACAATATTACAAAATCTAAAAGGGTAATGTAGCAATTTTCTCATTCTAGGAAGCCAATGTCATCTACtgagtattttttttattaagtCACACATGCAAATTTACCTGAAAATCTTTGAATGTTTAACAATTTGACTTAAATTTTGAATAATAGAAaggctaaatttttaaaaataaaagtgaaaggattaaatttaaatatgtgAAAAGTCGAAAGACTTCAAACACATTTTAACcataataattatatttctttTCGATCTCCTACTCGAGATCTCCATAAGAAGGTTGAAAAAGCAGGCATTTTGATTGCGTAATCTGCGCTTCCATGGACCCAATGGTCCACATTTGATCGCAATCCCATCACCTTTTCTATTTTAGTTATTGTGTagaaattttgacaatttttcttttttaagaaaaatgggaagataagttagaattgatattgttattattataatttttttagagAATTATGAGTTTttcttataaaatttttagaattaccTACAAATTCTTAATCtttaaataataagataaatatGTTTTGACGTGTTCTAACTCATATTTtcctaaattaataataatatcgaTGCCAATAAATTAAAACCTAATTGACAACATCAGAAGATATTATTTTTGGGCTTAAGCAAAATAATAACTATGAACAACATCAAGAGATAGGTAGGGCTTTGGCTCTCCAAAAAAATATGGAGTTTCGGGGTAAAGATTAATAtctataaaattacaaaattataaattaatataatgataaaaatatattttattctaaaattttataatcCAAACCTCTAAACAAAAATTCTATCTTCACCCTTATAATAATGATGATTTTAGGTAACAAAATTGCTTATTTAGTTATTGTCtatgtatttttattaagttaatattttgtatttaaatAAACTTAGAATAGTTAATAATTTATAGGGTAAATTATATTACAAGTcgttcaaatttttttttacccaattatgaaaaattataaaacagtTACTTAATTATTCaaactttatttttttagttACCAACTAATTGGCTAGTATAAAAATAGAAACACTTAAAAATTCAAGATAGTTAGGTgacaaaaagataaaattaaatagttaaaaattattttgtaacttttcataattaaataataaaaaattataattgaaCGACTATTAATATGATTTATCCTAATTTATATTGTAAGCCATTTACTGCTTGGTTTTTGGTATTATATTCATATTGTAAGCCATATTATTCATGAGGGTGTCATGTCAAAGATGTGTTGCAATTACATGGTACAATTGAAATTGATATTTGATATTACTTTCCAAAGTCCAAACACATTATCCCCAACAATATAGCATCAAATCCAATCATTCAACTATTTTGCAATAATGGTACCTTTTTGCCATCATTGTGACGTGGAAAAAGACCCCTAGGTTGAAAAATAagaattcatttttttttatatcaaaatttataGACATTAAGATCGGATAATTTTCTTGATGTGTTTATTATTATCCTTTTACTTGATTATATTTATTGTCTATAGTATTCGCGAGAATATATTATTTGAGTTTGTTAGTTAAACATATTGGAAAAGTGTCACTTTGTATCAACAAGGTTACGTATTTTGTTCATGGTAACTATTAAGTATTTCCATTGATACGATTCAATTCAGTTTATTGAGTTACTATGAGAATATaatttgaaattgtgtttattgGATATTAATAAGTACATTTTTTTAGATATTTGAATTTAAGTGCACTTTGTAAAATTTGATTCAATATATTGAATTATGAGTACATAATTTGAAATTGTCCTTTTTTATCACCCACAAATATGTTTCTAGTGATTAAAATTCATATCCTCTAATACAAATAAGTGAACTCTGTAGAAAAATGTGGGTCATAATATCTAGAGGTGCACCCGAGGGTTGTAAAAACCTTGTGGGATCTATGGATATCCAAAAAAGACACAATTCTGACACCTATCAATTGGATGAATTGCCTTGGTTTTGGGTCGTGACACTTATCAATTATTTAAGTTTTCAATCTGATTTTTTGAGTTGAGTTATCTCAAATTCAAGTCATTTCAGGTTTGaattattttgaggtttgatAACTTTTAGCCAATATTATTTGGACGAAATTGGCAAATTGGATTGAGAATTGGTTGGGTACCAGTCCGGAAGGTGTTTTTGAACTGATTAGATCGGGATCCAATAGGAACCAACGGTTAAAccaagtttttaaatttttaataattttttaatcgaATCGGTTGAACCAATCAAACTAATGACGTAATCAATTCCACCACCAATTGGATTTAAAAAAAAGATCCTTTTTAGCTCAAGCCAAATTTGAGTTTGGACCTTTATGATCAAAATCAGGTTTTCGGTTCGAATTTTGGAGTTTTGATCATAATTCACAAATCTACTATTAAATTAGTGACCCTAAAAAATAGTTTAAGACCCCCAAAAAATGGGCCTTTCTTTTGTCACTACAGCTTACAACCTTGAACTATGGGCCGTCAAAAGGCTTTTGTTCAATAGGGAAGGAGACCGGTCTTATGAATAATAAAGCCCAATTTTATGCCCAACATCCTTTTGCAAGAGCCATCTATTGGGACCcactgaattgaattgaattttggacagaatatttaaaatttataattattataaatatgtataaatactacataaaattttaattttaaaaaataaacatggTATTTGTTTGAGAATAAATATGTTaagttttaatcattttaaaaataatatattaaaatttttaaattttctatatttattaATAAGAAGTCTCTAAGAAAGGTAATTAAAATCCATCCTGTTTtagtgtaaaaataatttaacatttttCAGGGGTTGTCTAGGGTGTATTTGATTTCGTTTTGGATAAAAATTGAATTGAATCTTTCCTTTCGATTTTTTTTGAAatcaaattgtaaaaataaaatatccaaATCGATAATTACTTTTTGATTCAATTTGGACTTTGTTTGTCAAAAATAATATTACCTTATTTTGGGTAAAAAACAATattaacttaatttatttttcacaacAATCATAATACATAAtctaatttcatttatacatttatcaagtgaattaaataattaaattaatattataataattcaaaagatatttttaaagaaaatcatTTTAGTTATTAAGTtgataaatatttcaaaattgttacataaaaatataaacataaatcaTTCATACACATAATGTTTTATTATGTTGTTTCTTTTACTAATCACTAATTTTAATTAGTTATAATAGAGTGATTGTAATATGCCATATAATCAGTTAAATCCGTAaactatcaaatatatttaatagACTATTTGTgaataattatttcttttataaataaacatttctaaaattaaaattatacttataattattatattttggtttttaaataatataataattgagTCAAACGAGTTATTCAATTTATTATTCTATTAGAATGATTCCTATCAATatgtttttttattcaatttgatttgGATAAAATGGGTTACATGTGagaaaattaaattcaaaatcgaATTATAAGGTTCGAGTGATAACAACAACTTGAAATCGAACCAAATGCACTGATTCAAACTGTTTTTTCAATTTCCTTGCTTAGCCTTATGTGTTGCTGTGTTTTCCACTTTTACTAGATTTTCGAGTTGTCTCGATTACTATACCTCAAATTACTAATGTTTTCGATTGATTCAGTTTTGGTCCTTacctttttaattaatataataacacatttagtttTCAACACTTACATATTCCATCAACTTAACTgtaattctaaataatttaataaatttaactcttcaaattttaaaattctatcaatttaaaagaaattgttCATTATCACTAGCATTTCCCACCGTCCACAACATAAAAAGGTTTCCCTCCGAAGACAATTCCTTCATTGTCTCTAGCTAATTTTAGGGTTTATTATAGGCAAAACCCTCACTTTATAATTCTTGAGTGAATGATTAGTAATCTCCGATTAACAATTTTAATGTATTTATAATTCCGATTTACAATGAGAATGTGTTTGAGAACtaaattgataaatatgaaacgtTTAATTTGTTGAATTATTTAGAATTGAGACCAATTTGATAGAATATCTAAGTATATATGACTAAATATACTATCACACCAATTAAAAAGGACACTGTTAACAATTTAATAGAagttgaccaattgaaaaccttATTGACGAAATTGAAAGTTTTTATAGTTCGGTAACCAAAACAGAAATACACTAATGTTTAGGTgactaataatataatttaccctAGAAATCAAAAAAATTGCAAAATGACCcctaaaaattacataaaataaaaaacgGAACCTCCAATAAAAGCCCAAAAACAGGCCATTAGCTAACGAATCCATCGATCCCAAAAAGCACGCTCTTCTTCCTTGTGTAAGCGGCGCCGGCAAGAAGCTAAGGCCAGTCCACCTCGGATCTCTCGTCTCTGCCTTCCATCGATAACAATCTATCTTTCATGTTTCACTTCTTCTTTCATCAAAGGTAAGATTCAATTCGTTTGCTTAGATCTGCAATTCATTTGACTTTCAAACCATCTCAGTACTTTTATCATGTTATTCTCAGATCCATTGATTTTCATGGCTGATCACTGTTCCATCTCTTTATTTCCGCTTTTTATTGGTTCGTATGTTTATTTTTAGGGTTTCAATTAGCTTATTTCATGTTCGATATAATTGCacgacttcttcttcttctttttttttttaaataaattagtcaAAATACGCCTGTAATCCCTATTTTAGGCGAAGTTTGAGATCTAATTTAAATCCTCCTGCATTTGCTAATTAAAAACCGGTTAAATTGTTGATACTGCTAGTATTTTTTTTTTGGATCAAAATTTGCTTACTATGAGGTCCTCTTacttttttcaaattaaaaattctAGTCCAGTTATTGATTAAGATAGTGTTTATTGATTAAAATTTGCTTCTGAAGATGGTATGAATGATTGCATGGTATGTTAATAgcaaattttgatagaaaatacTTACTTTTTAAGTAGATAACTAAATCTCAAATTTCATTCAAACACAGGATCGATGGCATAATTTGACTTTTTCTTTATGGTTTTCTGAATTCAGAGGGAGATGATTTATTGTTTAATTGTTGAACTTTCATATATGGTGCAGATTTTGATGGCGTCAAAATTGCAGCAGTTGCAATCTCAGGCGTGCCAAGCTTCAAAGTTTGTGGCGAAGCACGGAACTGCTTACTACAAGCAGTTGTTGGAGCAGAACAAGCAATACATTCAAGAGCCGCCGACAGTGGAGAAGTGCAACGAGTTGGCTAAGCAACTCTTTTACACTCGCCTTGCTAGGTGTTTGCTACTTGCTTTTAGTCATTTGCTCCTCTTTGACTGCTATGTTGCTGTGTCTGATTCTTATTTTTCTGTGTTGTTGAAACGTGTTGATACTTTTTGCTTGCATTGTCTAGTTAGTGGATTTCCATGCATCGAAATTGACTAATATATGTAGTTTAGTATGTTATTTATGTTTTGTACTTAAATTAATCATATAAAGCAACTTTTCGAGCAAGGGTATCATGTATTTAAATGTCAAATGTTTTGTTTGTAAAGCTCCCATAACAAAAGGATTGAAGTATGCTTTATCTAGCAGACTAGAATATCAGCTGTCAAATATAGTGAaggaaatattttataattagtcCAAATCATCAGTCAAGTTGATTCAAAGTGAATGAAGTTCTTACTAACTTCATTTGTGACAAGTGAAATCTTGCAGCGGTAATATTTTTGGCCATACTATTGTAACATGTTCACTGCTACCTAAAATATATACACTCACACATCTGGTTGATTTTAGAAGAATTGGACAAACTGATAGAGCTTGCTTCTTTTTAGATGTTACTTGGGGCATGTCAATGATGATCCCTTGTGCTTTGCCATTGTTTCTTATTGCGGCTGCCCAATTACTTGCATCTATTGTAATGTGTTAATGATTTTATCGCATTTCCATATTTATCTTGCATTATTAATGAATTATACAGTTTAGTACACTGTTATTCCCGGTTTTGTTTGAGTTACAAAGTGCCCGGGATTAGGATACTGGTCTCTGGTAAAGATGAGTTTCATTTGCATGCTAATAGGAAGGTTTTGTAGGCCATTGTAAGAGAACATTTACTTAGATTTATTGTAAGGAAGTGAAATTCTTGCTGTTGAAATTCTCGAAGCAGCCATGTCCGACACTTGTGTCTTATACGTAGG belongs to Gossypium arboreum isolate Shixiya-1 chromosome 7, ASM2569848v2, whole genome shotgun sequence and includes:
- the LOC108472553 gene encoding 1-aminocyclopropane-1-carboxylate synthase 7-like; amino-acid sequence: MAIEIEKPSSVRLSKVAISKTHGEDSPYFAGWKAYDENPYDEIHNQSGVIQMGLAENQVSFDLLEKYLEEHHEVSSWGKGAPGFRENALFQDYHGLKSFRQAMANFMEQIRGGKAKFDPDRIVLTAGATAANELLTFILADPGDVLLVPTPYYPGFDRDLRWRTGVKIVPIHCNSSNNFQITPEALEAAYQSAESMDLKVRGVLITNPSNPLGSTIQSSVLNDILDFAVHKNIHLVSDEIYSGSTFSPSEFVSIAEILRNRNYKDAERVHIVYSLSKDLGLPGFRVGTIYSYNDDVVTTARRMSSFTLISSQTQHLLACMLSNHEFTQNYIKTNRERLNKRYDMIIQGLKKAGIECLKGNAGLFCWMNLSPLLNEPTRQGELELWNIILNQVKLNISPGSSCHCSEPGWFRVCFANMSEQTLRVALQRIHKFMEQRKVCSVNQ